A portion of the Mustela erminea isolate mMusErm1 chromosome 19, mMusErm1.Pri, whole genome shotgun sequence genome contains these proteins:
- the PPP1R37 gene encoding protein phosphatase 1 regulatory subunit 37 isoform X2, translating into MEIPPQEAPPGPGADGDAEEAPAEARSPSPASSPADGRLKAAAKRVTFPSDEDIVSGAVEPKDPWRHAQNVTVDEVISAYKQACQKLNCRQIPKLLRQLQEFTDLGHRIDCLDLKGEKLDYKTCEALEEVFKRLQFRVVDLEQTNLDEDGASALFDMIEYYESATHLNISFNKHIGTRGWQAAAHMMRKTSCLQYLDARNTPLLDHSAPFVARALRIRSSLAVLHLENASLSGRPLMLLATALKMNVNLRELYLADNKLNGLQDSAQLGNLLKFNSSLQILDLRNNHVLDSGLAYICEGLKEQKKGLETLVLWNNQLTHTGMAFLGVTLPHTHSLETLNLGHNPIGNEGVRNLKNGLISNRSVLRLGLTSTKLTCEGAVAVAEFIAESPRLLRLDLRENEIKTGGLMALSLALKVNHSLLRLDLDREPKKEAVKSFIETQKALLAEIQNGCKQNFMLAREQEEKEQRLQLSASMPEITVTEPQPDEEPGDEPATRAQENGATGPGARPDSDSDSDSEEEDGEEEDGERAEAPCPALVPPSDSLGSGDRSPPGSPSSPTEQRISVSSPGRGHKVFVVTRVESPPERAEPPVPPVPLSSPAPACPPSPPALSSLPTSPALPPAEAVGTQDPGVLEPQSQLEPPQAGPPLPNGLKPEFALALPPEPPPGPEAKAGSCGLEHELSCSKNEKELEELLLEASQESGQETL; encoded by the exons CCCAGAATGTGACCGTGGACGAGGTCATCAGTGCCTACAAGCAAGCCTGCCAGAAGCTGAACTGCAGACAGATCCCCAAGCTCCTCCGGCAGCTCCAG GAGTTCACAGACCTCGGACACCGCATCGACTGTCTGGACCTGAAAG GTGAGAAGCTCGACTACAAGACCTGCGAGGCCCTGGAAGAGGTCTTCAAGAGGCTGCAGTTCAGGGTCGTGGATCTGGAGCAGACGAACCTGGATGAGGAT GGTGCTTCGGCCCTCTTCGACATGATCGAATACTATGAGTCCGCCACCCACCTCAACATCTCCTTCAACAAGCACATCGGCACCCGGGGCTGGCAGGCCGCTGCCCACATGATGCGCAAG ACAAGCTGCCTGCAGTACTTGGACGCCCGAAACACGCCCCTGCTGGACCACTCCGCGCCCTTTGTGGCCCGCGCCCTGCGTATCCGCAGCAGCTTGGCAGTGCTGCATCTGGAGAACGCCAGCCTGTCGGGGCGGCCCCTCATGCTGCTTG CCACGGCACTGAAGATGAACGTCAATCTGCGGGAGCTCTACCTGGCCGACAACAAGCTCAACGGCCTGCAGGACTCGGCCCAGCTGGGCAACCTGCTCAAGTTCAACTCCTCCCTGCAGATCCTGGATCTCCGGAACAACCACGTGCTGGACTCAG GTCTGGCCTACATCTGCGAGGGCCTCAAGGAGCAGAAGAAGGGGCTAGAGACCCTGGTGCTGTGGAACAACCAGCTGACGCACACTGGCATGGCCTTCCTGGGCGTGACGCTG CCGCACACACACAGCCTGGAGACGCTGAACCTGGGCCACAACCCCATCGGGAACGAGGGCGTGCGGAACCTCAAGAACGGCCTCATCAGCAACCGCAGCGTGCTGCGCCTTGGCCTGACCTCCACCAAGCTCACGTGCGAGG GCGCGGTGGCCGTGGCAGAGTTCATCGCCGAGAGCCCCCGCCTCCTGAGACTGGACCTTCGGGAGAACGAGATCAAGACGGGCGGGCTCATGGCACTGTCCTTGGCCCTCAAGGTGAACCACTCACTGCTGCGCCTCGACCTTGACCGTGAGCCCAAGAAGGAGGCG GTGAAGAGCTTCATCGAGACGCAGAAGGCGCTGCTCGCAGAGATCCAGAACGGCTGCAAGCAGAACTTCATGCTGGCGCgcgagcaggaggagaaggagcagcgGCTACAGCTCTCCGCCTCCATGCCTGAGATCACCGTCACCGAGCCCCAGCCCGACGAGGAGCCCGGGGACGAGCCCGCCACCAGAGCCCAGGAGAACGGGGCCACGGGCCCCGGTGCCAGGCCGGACTCAGACTCAGACTCGGACTCCGAGGAGGAGgacggggaggaggaggatggggagagggctgaggccccctgccctgccctggtgCCCCCCTCGGactccctgggctctggggacaggagccccccaggcagcccctcctcccccaccgaGCAGCGTATTTCTGTGTCCAGCCCAGGCCGGGGCCACAAAGTGTTTGTGGTGACTCGGGTGGAGAGTCCTCCTGAGAGGGCAGAGCCCCCGGTTCCCCCcgtccctctttcctcccctgctcctgcttgtcctccctccccacctgctttatcctccctgcccacctcaccTGCCCTGCCACCGGCTGAGGCCGTTGGCACTCAGGACCCAGGGGTGTTGGAGCCTCAGTCACAGCTGGAGCCGCCTCAGGCAGGGCCACCGCTGCCCAACGGCCTGAAGCCTGAGTTTGCCCTCGCACTGCCCCCAGAGCCACCCCCGggacctgaggccaaggcaggCAGCTGTGGCCTGGAACATG AACTGAGCTGCTCCAAGAATGAGAAGGAGCTCGAGGAGCTGCTTCTGGAAGCCAGTCAGGAATCTGGGCAGGAGACACTGTGA
- the PPP1R37 gene encoding protein phosphatase 1 regulatory subunit 37 isoform X1 has translation MEIPPQEAPPGPGADGDAEEAPAEARSPSPASSPADGRLKAAAKRVTFPSDEDIVSGAVEPKDPWRHAQNVTVDEVISAYKQACQKLNCRQIPKLLRQLQEFTDLGHRIDCLDLKGEKLDYKTCEALEEVFKRLQFRVVDLEQTNLDEDGASALFDMIEYYESATHLNISFNKHIGTRGWQAAAHMMRKQTSCLQYLDARNTPLLDHSAPFVARALRIRSSLAVLHLENASLSGRPLMLLATALKMNVNLRELYLADNKLNGLQDSAQLGNLLKFNSSLQILDLRNNHVLDSGLAYICEGLKEQKKGLETLVLWNNQLTHTGMAFLGVTLPHTHSLETLNLGHNPIGNEGVRNLKNGLISNRSVLRLGLTSTKLTCEGAVAVAEFIAESPRLLRLDLRENEIKTGGLMALSLALKVNHSLLRLDLDREPKKEAVKSFIETQKALLAEIQNGCKQNFMLAREQEEKEQRLQLSASMPEITVTEPQPDEEPGDEPATRAQENGATGPGARPDSDSDSDSEEEDGEEEDGERAEAPCPALVPPSDSLGSGDRSPPGSPSSPTEQRISVSSPGRGHKVFVVTRVESPPERAEPPVPPVPLSSPAPACPPSPPALSSLPTSPALPPAEAVGTQDPGVLEPQSQLEPPQAGPPLPNGLKPEFALALPPEPPPGPEAKAGSCGLEHELSCSKNEKELEELLLEASQESGQETL, from the exons CCCAGAATGTGACCGTGGACGAGGTCATCAGTGCCTACAAGCAAGCCTGCCAGAAGCTGAACTGCAGACAGATCCCCAAGCTCCTCCGGCAGCTCCAG GAGTTCACAGACCTCGGACACCGCATCGACTGTCTGGACCTGAAAG GTGAGAAGCTCGACTACAAGACCTGCGAGGCCCTGGAAGAGGTCTTCAAGAGGCTGCAGTTCAGGGTCGTGGATCTGGAGCAGACGAACCTGGATGAGGAT GGTGCTTCGGCCCTCTTCGACATGATCGAATACTATGAGTCCGCCACCCACCTCAACATCTCCTTCAACAAGCACATCGGCACCCGGGGCTGGCAGGCCGCTGCCCACATGATGCGCAAG CAGACAAGCTGCCTGCAGTACTTGGACGCCCGAAACACGCCCCTGCTGGACCACTCCGCGCCCTTTGTGGCCCGCGCCCTGCGTATCCGCAGCAGCTTGGCAGTGCTGCATCTGGAGAACGCCAGCCTGTCGGGGCGGCCCCTCATGCTGCTTG CCACGGCACTGAAGATGAACGTCAATCTGCGGGAGCTCTACCTGGCCGACAACAAGCTCAACGGCCTGCAGGACTCGGCCCAGCTGGGCAACCTGCTCAAGTTCAACTCCTCCCTGCAGATCCTGGATCTCCGGAACAACCACGTGCTGGACTCAG GTCTGGCCTACATCTGCGAGGGCCTCAAGGAGCAGAAGAAGGGGCTAGAGACCCTGGTGCTGTGGAACAACCAGCTGACGCACACTGGCATGGCCTTCCTGGGCGTGACGCTG CCGCACACACACAGCCTGGAGACGCTGAACCTGGGCCACAACCCCATCGGGAACGAGGGCGTGCGGAACCTCAAGAACGGCCTCATCAGCAACCGCAGCGTGCTGCGCCTTGGCCTGACCTCCACCAAGCTCACGTGCGAGG GCGCGGTGGCCGTGGCAGAGTTCATCGCCGAGAGCCCCCGCCTCCTGAGACTGGACCTTCGGGAGAACGAGATCAAGACGGGCGGGCTCATGGCACTGTCCTTGGCCCTCAAGGTGAACCACTCACTGCTGCGCCTCGACCTTGACCGTGAGCCCAAGAAGGAGGCG GTGAAGAGCTTCATCGAGACGCAGAAGGCGCTGCTCGCAGAGATCCAGAACGGCTGCAAGCAGAACTTCATGCTGGCGCgcgagcaggaggagaaggagcagcgGCTACAGCTCTCCGCCTCCATGCCTGAGATCACCGTCACCGAGCCCCAGCCCGACGAGGAGCCCGGGGACGAGCCCGCCACCAGAGCCCAGGAGAACGGGGCCACGGGCCCCGGTGCCAGGCCGGACTCAGACTCAGACTCGGACTCCGAGGAGGAGgacggggaggaggaggatggggagagggctgaggccccctgccctgccctggtgCCCCCCTCGGactccctgggctctggggacaggagccccccaggcagcccctcctcccccaccgaGCAGCGTATTTCTGTGTCCAGCCCAGGCCGGGGCCACAAAGTGTTTGTGGTGACTCGGGTGGAGAGTCCTCCTGAGAGGGCAGAGCCCCCGGTTCCCCCcgtccctctttcctcccctgctcctgcttgtcctccctccccacctgctttatcctccctgcccacctcaccTGCCCTGCCACCGGCTGAGGCCGTTGGCACTCAGGACCCAGGGGTGTTGGAGCCTCAGTCACAGCTGGAGCCGCCTCAGGCAGGGCCACCGCTGCCCAACGGCCTGAAGCCTGAGTTTGCCCTCGCACTGCCCCCAGAGCCACCCCCGggacctgaggccaaggcaggCAGCTGTGGCCTGGAACATG AACTGAGCTGCTCCAAGAATGAGAAGGAGCTCGAGGAGCTGCTTCTGGAAGCCAGTCAGGAATCTGGGCAGGAGACACTGTGA